From a region of the Campylobacter sp. genome:
- a CDS encoding YihY family inner membrane protein, translating into MKKLIPTLKQAQSRLKNFFRLYDTELMHHASSLSFHTILALLPVLMVSLSVFMQLPSFKGYYDKIMGFIFSNFLPANQASMAHYIEEFMANGLSLGVTGFCAVLVTSVLFFGDFEAIIARISHSPERSFFKSLSTYWTLMTLAPVGLGASFYISGELQELLNKTELTSWINLLKILPYLIVWGIFAITYATAINREIRAKAVLASSLVASILWWLSRLVFAQYVFYNKTYLSIYGSFSVALFFFLWIYISWIFYLYGVKFCVFLDAKFKRGGE; encoded by the coding sequence ATGAAAAAACTAATACCGACGCTTAAGCAAGCGCAAAGCCGACTCAAAAATTTTTTCCGCCTCTACGATACCGAGCTCATGCACCATGCATCAAGCCTTAGCTTTCACACGATTCTGGCGCTACTGCCGGTGCTGATGGTCTCGCTTAGCGTTTTTATGCAGCTGCCAAGCTTCAAAGGCTACTACGATAAGATTATGGGCTTTATTTTTTCAAACTTCCTGCCCGCAAATCAAGCGAGCATGGCGCACTATATCGAGGAATTTATGGCAAACGGGCTAAGCCTTGGCGTAACGGGCTTTTGCGCGGTGCTAGTTACGTCGGTGCTGTTTTTCGGAGATTTTGAAGCGATAATTGCGCGCATTTCGCATTCGCCCGAGCGGAGCTTTTTTAAGAGTCTAAGCACCTACTGGACTCTGATGACGCTCGCTCCTGTGGGGCTTGGAGCGTCGTTTTATATCAGCGGCGAGCTTCAGGAGCTACTAAATAAAACTGAGCTTACGAGCTGGATAAATTTGCTTAAAATTCTACCCTACTTAATCGTTTGGGGGATATTTGCGATCACTTATGCTACGGCGATCAACCGCGAGATCCGCGCAAAAGCAGTGCTTGCCTCATCGCTCGTAGCATCGATTTTATGGTGGCTTTCAAGACTGGTTTTCGCGCAATACGTCTTTTATAACAAAACCTATCTTAGTATCTACGGCTCGTTTTCGGTCGCGTTATTTTTCTTTCTGTGGATCTACATAAGCTGGATTTTCTACCTATACGGCGTGAAATTCTGCGTATTTTTAGACGCTAAATTTAAAAGAGGTGGCGAGTGA
- a CDS encoding TonB-dependent siderophore receptor, whose protein sequence is MKFKISLAACMCLLCSSLAAAQNGGNSAPEKSQNMGVIEVNSVGDNISESGIDEGFLSKNVQQGMLAGKRALDLPYQINTISKEIMNHQGVTGYEEAVKYFPSAQIQMRGGATVGRPQTRGFEGSVVGNSFWDGFYTISTTAIPMAMFESFQVQNGVAGSLYGAQNPVGIFSYTRKRPVKDQYIIWSDYMSRSNLGLGFDLSDKFEKFGYRAVFYGSNGDRQPKGSNLQRRLASITMEFYPTGDLTFETAASYYEHNTKGFAGQFALGVINGKITDGITLPKAVDSSERGLGQSFGGMHLKTTTASAKFKFTPTDKWYLEGGFQFQRADRDTHGVVNYLLPEGFDCANYAALPPKKRPGICNSNPNAKWTKPGDYYTQHSGGATAAYRFDLPSGYLKANTQFNTGDIEHDFSVQTNGYHWTQDRYKNASTNYTSPTIGNIYDPKILNYTGARRGSGLYHYAVLDMYNVSVLDDITINDKFDVMLSASKAWMRQESYNARQQRLVKAYSDSGYSWAGSLIFHPIEDASIYYTYADSLQQGSTYVYPASSPYAGEVASTSPYRSKQHEIGAKIRVADMIDFSVAYFDIRRPIAYLNSSTGIYGINGEQRNRGFEFMSGGRITQNLSVLGGFTYIDPKMHNVSIEGANRKVVNGIPKINANLMLDYVIPGTNKLAVSTNFHYTGKMYLDDLNTQHTPSFFVTDIGIRYTSEHLLGDKTTLRFNVNNVFNKKYWAGMYPASADGEGGINPKSVLGSANGVTLGESRSFMLSAEVKF, encoded by the coding sequence ATGAAATTTAAAATTTCATTAGCGGCATGTATGTGCTTACTATGCAGCAGTTTGGCTGCAGCGCAAAATGGCGGTAATTCTGCGCCTGAAAAGTCGCAGAATATGGGTGTAATCGAGGTAAATTCCGTCGGCGATAATATCAGCGAGAGCGGCATCGACGAGGGCTTTTTGAGCAAAAATGTGCAGCAAGGCATGCTTGCCGGCAAGCGCGCTTTAGATCTTCCGTATCAGATCAACACGATCAGCAAGGAGATCATGAATCACCAGGGCGTCACCGGCTATGAGGAGGCGGTTAAATACTTCCCGTCCGCGCAGATTCAGATGCGCGGCGGCGCTACGGTCGGACGTCCGCAGACGCGCGGCTTTGAGGGCAGCGTCGTAGGCAACAGCTTCTGGGACGGCTTTTATACGATTTCGACGACGGCGATTCCGATGGCGATGTTTGAGAGCTTTCAGGTACAAAACGGCGTCGCAGGCTCGCTCTACGGCGCGCAAAATCCGGTGGGCATTTTCAGCTACACGCGCAAGCGCCCCGTAAAAGATCAGTACATCATCTGGAGCGATTATATGTCGCGAAGCAACCTAGGTCTTGGTTTTGATCTATCCGATAAATTTGAAAAATTCGGCTACCGCGCGGTGTTTTACGGATCCAACGGCGACAGACAGCCGAAGGGCTCAAATTTACAGCGTCGCTTAGCCAGCATCACGATGGAATTTTATCCGACGGGCGATCTAACGTTCGAAACCGCGGCTAGTTATTACGAGCACAATACTAAAGGCTTTGCGGGGCAGTTTGCCCTCGGCGTAATAAACGGTAAGATCACGGATGGAATTACGCTTCCAAAAGCGGTGGACTCCTCAGAGCGCGGTCTTGGTCAGAGCTTTGGAGGCATGCATCTAAAAACCACTACCGCAAGCGCAAAATTTAAATTTACGCCTACCGATAAATGGTATTTAGAGGGCGGCTTTCAGTTTCAGCGTGCCGATCGTGATACTCACGGCGTCGTAAACTATTTGCTTCCCGAAGGGTTTGATTGCGCAAATTATGCCGCTTTACCGCCTAAAAAGAGACCAGGCATATGTAATAGTAATCCGAATGCAAAATGGACGAAGCCGGGCGATTATTATACTCAACACAGCGGCGGTGCTACGGCGGCATATAGATTCGATCTGCCAAGCGGCTATCTCAAGGCTAATACGCAGTTTAACACGGGCGATATCGAGCACGATTTCAGCGTGCAGACTAACGGCTATCACTGGACGCAGGATAGATATAAAAACGCGAGCACAAACTACACCTCGCCTACCATAGGCAATATCTACGATCCTAAAATTCTAAATTACACTGGCGCTAGGCGCGGAAGTGGGCTGTATCACTATGCGGTTTTGGATATGTATAACGTCTCGGTGTTAGACGATATCACGATAAACGATAAATTTGACGTGATGCTAAGCGCATCTAAGGCGTGGATGAGGCAGGAATCCTACAATGCCCGCCAGCAAAGACTTGTCAAAGCCTATAGCGATTCGGGCTATAGCTGGGCGGGAAGCCTGATCTTCCATCCGATAGAGGATGCTAGTATCTACTACACTTACGCAGATAGCTTACAGCAGGGCTCTACCTATGTTTATCCGGCGAGCAGCCCATATGCGGGAGAGGTCGCCTCTACGTCGCCGTATCGCTCCAAGCAACACGAGATCGGCGCTAAGATCCGCGTAGCCGATATGATCGATTTTAGCGTAGCGTATTTTGATATACGTCGCCCGATCGCGTATCTAAATAGCTCTACCGGAATCTACGGCATAAACGGCGAGCAGCGCAACCGTGGATTTGAGTTTATGAGCGGCGGACGAATTACGCAAAATTTAAGCGTGCTAGGAGGCTTTACCTACATCGATCCTAAGATGCATAACGTAAGTATCGAGGGCGCTAACCGCAAGGTCGTAAATGGCATCCCGAAAATCAATGCAAATTTAATGCTTGATTACGTGATCCCGGGCACAAACAAGCTTGCGGTCAGCACAAATTTTCACTACACCGGCAAGATGTATCTGGACGATTTAAACACTCAGCACACGCCTAGCTTTTTCGTTACTGATATCGGCATTAGATATACGAGCGAGCATCTTTTAGGCGATAAGACCACGCTACGTTTCAACGTAAATAATGTATTTAACAAAAAATACTGGGCGGGAATGTATCCTGCGAGTGCCGATGGCGAAGGCGGAATAAATCCAAAAAGTGTCCTAGGCTCGGCAAACGGCGTGACGCTCGGTGAGAGTAGAAGCTTCATGCTCTCTGCGGAGGTAAAATTTTAA
- a CDS encoding TrkA C-terminal domain-containing protein, whose product MKQILIIASGEFARHFLSQVYKIKDVVHNYRVVAKNALSVPEALQKEQNFSIEIFDPTSIERLRAVLSLAEFDRCIMIMDDEFDAKVTLENLKTLAPDLELYAADFWGLLRDNKNEAHVKIVNTLALNSSRFIGFLPDSPVFADNIGLGRGEIMEVKVPVGSSFAYKKISTLSNAKYQIPMIYRHNNYIVTTPGSRIYPNDTILVVGEPSALRAVFAEVKKQSGQFPSPFGLNIFALIDMKKMSGDEIARAVRALEFLDLHIRNHKIYLRILNPLLNDAFSELKALCERDKFEILIDYSGELNLKRDVSENKAGLVVCSNGVFEAKKAALKALEIPVLSLGEDELKDVRKSVVLSAGERLREESSIVFDISSQLGLDVYLYLFGESEKGEFAQSYVSLSKLFKQSLFVIPCERQNPILALGSERDLLQFVPFNDRILARKLTSIFNQDLDQMYFKLGKNHQIFVPSDYGYEK is encoded by the coding sequence ATGAAACAGATCCTCATCATCGCAAGCGGCGAGTTTGCGCGCCATTTTTTATCCCAGGTTTATAAGATCAAAGACGTCGTGCACAATTACCGCGTCGTCGCAAAAAACGCGCTCAGCGTCCCGGAGGCGCTGCAAAAAGAGCAAAATTTCAGCATCGAAATTTTCGATCCCACGAGCATTGAGCGGCTGCGCGCGGTGCTAAGCCTAGCGGAATTTGATCGCTGCATAATGATAATGGATGATGAGTTTGACGCCAAGGTGACGCTAGAAAATTTAAAGACGCTCGCTCCCGATTTAGAGCTGTACGCAGCCGATTTTTGGGGGCTTTTGCGCGATAATAAAAACGAAGCTCACGTAAAAATCGTAAATACTCTCGCGCTAAATTCCTCGCGCTTTATCGGCTTTTTGCCGGACAGTCCCGTTTTTGCTGATAACATCGGGCTTGGACGCGGAGAGATAATGGAGGTAAAAGTGCCCGTAGGAAGCTCGTTCGCGTATAAAAAAATCAGTACGCTTTCTAATGCCAAATATCAAATTCCGATGATCTACCGTCACAATAATTACATCGTAACGACGCCCGGCTCGCGGATATATCCGAATGATACGATCTTAGTCGTTGGTGAGCCTAGTGCGCTACGAGCGGTGTTTGCTGAAGTAAAAAAGCAAAGCGGGCAATTTCCATCGCCGTTTGGGCTAAATATTTTCGCGCTAATCGATATGAAAAAAATGAGCGGTGACGAGATAGCTAGGGCGGTTAGGGCGCTTGAGTTTTTGGATTTACATATTAGAAATCATAAAATTTATCTGCGAATTTTAAATCCTCTGCTAAACGACGCTTTTAGCGAGCTTAAAGCGCTGTGTGAGCGGGATAAATTTGAAATTCTCATCGATTACTCGGGCGAATTAAATTTAAAGCGCGACGTGAGCGAAAATAAAGCAGGCTTGGTAGTTTGCTCAAACGGAGTTTTCGAAGCGAAAAAAGCAGCACTTAAAGCGCTTGAAATTCCGGTGCTAAGCCTTGGAGAGGACGAGCTAAAAGATGTGCGTAAAAGCGTCGTGCTAAGTGCTGGCGAGCGGCTGCGCGAGGAATCAAGTATCGTCTTTGACATCAGCTCGCAGCTAGGGCTAGACGTGTATTTGTATCTTTTCGGCGAGAGCGAAAAGGGCGAGTTTGCGCAAAGCTACGTGAGCTTATCGAAGCTTTTTAAGCAGAGTTTATTCGTGATTCCTTGCGAGCGACAAAATCCGATTTTAGCGCTAGGTAGCGAGCGAGATCTGCTGCAGTTCGTGCCATTTAATGATAGAATTTTGGCGCGCAAGCTCACATCGATTTTTAATCAGGATTTGGATCAGATGTATTTTAAACTCGGCAAAAATCATCAAATTTTCGTTCCGAGCGATTACGGGTATGAAAAGTAA
- the aroB gene encoding 3-dehydroquinate synthase, translated as MKIDLNLGKKYSVFIDELHSLKLSGKVAIVTNPKVAGLWLDFLLQRLDCEQKFIITIPDGEEYKNTASVEQILEQLFSSKLDRKSTLIALGGGVISDITGFCASIYERGIDFINIPTTLLAQVDASVGGKTGVNNRFGKNLIGSFYQPRAVYCESKFLSTLPAREFAAGVAEAVKMAVCFDVELFKFFETHDLKSADEISHVIARCVEIKAGVVERDERESGVRAVLNYGHTLAHAIEKITDYKKFLHGEAVAIGMVMANALARRLGKLNELEEEQIRKVLQKFALPIKFHVEDAAEFYELFFLDKKSENGKIKFILPDGIGKFYASKEIAKDEVIAALKEFE; from the coding sequence ATGAAAATCGATCTTAATTTAGGCAAAAAATACAGCGTTTTTATCGACGAATTGCATAGTTTAAAACTTAGCGGCAAGGTCGCTATCGTGACAAATCCCAAAGTAGCGGGGCTGTGGCTTGATTTCTTACTGCAGCGGCTAGATTGCGAGCAAAAATTTATCATCACGATCCCAGACGGCGAGGAGTATAAAAATACCGCGAGCGTGGAGCAAATCTTAGAACAGCTTTTCAGCTCCAAGCTTGATCGCAAAAGCACGCTCATCGCCCTTGGCGGTGGTGTCATTAGCGATATAACGGGCTTTTGCGCGAGTATTTATGAACGCGGCATCGATTTTATCAATATTCCGACGACCCTGCTAGCGCAAGTGGACGCAAGCGTCGGCGGTAAAACGGGCGTGAATAATCGCTTCGGCAAAAATTTAATCGGCTCATTTTACCAGCCGCGCGCGGTTTATTGCGAGAGCAAATTTTTATCGACGCTTCCTGCGCGGGAGTTTGCCGCAGGCGTTGCGGAGGCTGTAAAGATGGCTGTATGCTTTGATGTCGAACTATTTAAATTTTTCGAGACGCACGATCTAAAAAGCGCCGATGAAATTTCGCACGTAATCGCGCGCTGCGTGGAGATTAAAGCGGGCGTCGTAGAGCGAGACGAGCGCGAAAGCGGCGTGCGTGCAGTGTTAAACTACGGACACACCTTAGCTCACGCTATCGAAAAAATTACTGATTATAAAAAATTTTTGCACGGCGAGGCTGTGGCGATCGGCATGGTGATGGCAAACGCGCTAGCGCGCCGTCTTGGTAAATTAAATGAGCTTGAAGAGGAGCAGATCCGTAAAGTGCTTCAAAAATTCGCGCTTCCGATAAAATTTCACGTAGAGGATGCGGCGGAATTTTACGAGCTATTTTTTCTCGATAAAAAGAGCGAAAACGGCAAGATAAAATTTATCCTGCCCGATGGCATTGGTAAATTCTACGCTTCCAAAGAGATCGCAAAAGATGAAGTAATCGCAGCGCTGAAAGAGTTTGAATGA